From a single Streptomyces liliifuscus genomic region:
- a CDS encoding ANTAR domain-containing response regulator, whose translation MPDTEHLGHRGTASPESALPGRRLSELAEQAVRCTTDCCGAGTTVSDGGTERPAAVTHPDLAALVSMQLRSGEGPIPAALERGEPVESGDLLREERWPQYRAMALDSGVRSSVTLPFRRAGLTVTLSLYSFRAGGLEDAPHGPARALGDLAATALVRDRSYRAALTELDQLGAAMRTRPVVDQACGIVMHVLACDADAAFKVLRRISQGTNRKLSEVASALVDSRGRGLEQELVSLSN comes from the coding sequence ATGCCGGATACGGAACATCTCGGCCACCGCGGGACGGCATCTCCGGAATCTGCACTTCCGGGTCGTCGGCTGTCGGAACTCGCCGAGCAGGCCGTCCGCTGCACGACGGACTGCTGCGGCGCGGGCACCACCGTCTCCGACGGCGGCACGGAGAGGCCGGCCGCGGTGACGCACCCGGATCTCGCCGCGCTCGTCTCGATGCAGCTCCGCTCCGGCGAGGGCCCGATCCCGGCCGCACTGGAGCGCGGTGAGCCCGTCGAGTCGGGCGACCTGCTGCGCGAGGAGCGCTGGCCGCAGTACCGGGCCATGGCGCTGGACTCCGGCGTGCGCTCCAGTGTCACCCTTCCCTTTCGCCGGGCGGGCCTGACGGTCACCCTCAGCCTCTACAGCTTCCGTGCGGGCGGCCTGGAGGACGCCCCGCACGGGCCCGCCCGGGCTCTCGGTGATCTCGCCGCGACCGCTCTCGTCCGTGACCGCTCCTACCGCGCCGCGCTCACCGAGCTCGACCAGCTCGGCGCCGCGATGCGCACCCGCCCCGTCGTCGACCAGGCGTGCGGCATCGTCATGCATGTGCTGGCCTGCGACGCGGACGCGGCCTTCAAGGTCCTGCGCCGCATCTCGCAGGGCACCAACCGCAAACTGTCCGAGGTCGCCTCGGCCCTCGTGGACTCACGCGGCCGCGGCCTGGAACAGGAGCTGGTCTCCCTGTCGAACTGA
- a CDS encoding GAF domain-containing protein gives MAQTEEFGEELADFVRRVAELKAARSVPHDDLPTVLDTAIFELDHVADQLWPWYERLTATGTATTSSADRQEQQLLKGIFQRLPLPVALIDRETVVRRLNFAGTNFTGVRAGYATGRPLTGFLAHPDRAAFRSQTAAVARGDGDRSLTVHLQQRPDVPVHATLTALRPGGEPRTAVLVVLQSAGARTPSAGGGPGPVPDLGETTRHATLMDLLDEMTTALLSEPARTRAAVLERAARVLHGRFADWVVADEGAVQLCRTTVLGPADQRDVRAEDLEAQNPAACPLVVEAARGGSTALQVRPEDPDAFGRDASDAPVLVRANVTSLLCVPLTLDGAVQGVLTLFRTGPRLAFSMAEAQTMDMMSRHIALTMANLDRR, from the coding sequence ATGGCGCAGACGGAAGAATTCGGTGAGGAACTTGCGGATTTCGTGCGCCGTGTCGCGGAGTTGAAGGCGGCACGGTCCGTGCCCCACGACGACCTGCCCACCGTGCTGGACACTGCGATCTTCGAACTCGACCATGTGGCCGACCAGTTGTGGCCGTGGTACGAGCGCCTCACGGCAACCGGCACGGCGACCACGTCCTCCGCCGACCGTCAGGAACAGCAGCTCCTGAAGGGGATCTTCCAACGGCTGCCGCTGCCCGTCGCGCTGATCGACCGCGAGACGGTGGTCCGCAGGCTGAACTTCGCGGGAACCAACTTCACGGGTGTCAGGGCGGGTTACGCGACGGGCCGCCCGCTCACCGGCTTCCTCGCACACCCGGACCGGGCCGCGTTCCGCTCGCAGACCGCAGCGGTGGCACGCGGTGACGGCGACCGCAGTCTCACGGTCCATCTTCAGCAGCGCCCCGATGTTCCCGTGCACGCGACACTCACCGCGCTGCGGCCGGGCGGCGAGCCGCGTACCGCCGTACTCGTGGTGCTCCAGTCCGCCGGAGCACGGACACCGTCGGCCGGGGGCGGCCCCGGCCCCGTGCCGGACCTCGGCGAGACGACACGGCACGCGACGCTGATGGACCTGCTGGACGAGATGACCACGGCCCTGCTCAGCGAGCCCGCCAGGACCCGGGCCGCCGTGCTGGAGCGGGCGGCCCGGGTGCTGCACGGGCGGTTCGCGGACTGGGTGGTGGCGGACGAGGGAGCCGTACAGCTGTGCCGTACGACCGTCCTCGGACCGGCGGACCAGCGGGACGTACGGGCCGAGGACCTGGAGGCGCAGAACCCTGCCGCGTGCCCCCTCGTGGTCGAGGCGGCACGCGGCGGTTCCACGGCCCTTCAGGTACGCCCGGAGGACCCGGACGCCTTCGGCCGCGACGCCTCCGACGCCCCCGTCCTGGTCCGCGCGAACGTCACGTCCCTCCTCTGCGTCCCCCTCACCCTCGACGGCGCGGTCCAGGGCGTCCTCACCCTCTTCCGCACCGGCCCCCGCCTGGCCTTCTCCATGGCAGAGGCCCAGACAATGGACATGATGTCCCGCCACATAGCCCTGACGATGGCCAACTTGGACCGAAGGTAG
- a CDS encoding RNA polymerase sigma factor SigF, with protein MRTHASAKHPHDDAPDTAEDFRRLASLPPGRLRDTLREQIIEAWLPMANRLAGRFRNRGESYDDLRQVAAMGLVKAVDRYDPELGNAFESYAVPTITGEVKRHFRDHMWTLHVPRRVQDLRNRVRFARQDLSQTIPGRRPTVAEIAEHAQMSEDDVRAGLEALESFTALSLDAELPGSEDGYSLSDALGSADPALDIVIDREAVKPRLQALPEREQAILYMRFFADMTQSRIAEQLGISQMHVSRLISRCCSRLREQVLQDVA; from the coding sequence ATGCGAACTCACGCGAGCGCCAAGCACCCTCATGACGACGCCCCGGACACCGCGGAGGACTTCCGCAGGCTCGCTTCGTTGCCTCCGGGCCGGCTGCGCGACACTCTCCGAGAGCAGATCATCGAGGCCTGGCTGCCCATGGCGAACCGCCTGGCAGGCCGATTCCGGAACCGCGGCGAGAGCTACGACGACCTGCGGCAGGTCGCTGCCATGGGCCTGGTCAAGGCCGTCGACCGCTACGACCCCGAACTCGGCAACGCCTTCGAGAGCTATGCCGTACCGACCATCACGGGTGAGGTGAAGCGCCACTTCCGTGACCACATGTGGACCCTGCACGTACCCCGCCGGGTCCAGGACCTGCGCAACCGCGTCCGCTTCGCCCGCCAGGACCTCTCCCAGACCATCCCGGGCCGCCGGCCCACGGTCGCCGAGATCGCCGAGCACGCGCAGATGAGCGAGGACGACGTACGCGCCGGTCTGGAGGCCCTGGAGAGCTTCACGGCGCTCTCGCTCGACGCCGAACTCCCGGGCAGCGAGGACGGATACTCGCTGAGCGACGCGCTCGGCTCGGCCGATCCGGCGCTCGACATCGTCATCGACCGTGAGGCGGTCAAGCCGCGGTTGCAGGCGTTGCCCGAGCGTGAACAGGCCATCCTGTACATGCGGTTCTTCGCGGACATGACGCAGAGTCGGATCGCGGAGCAGCTCGGGATCTCGCAGATGCACGTGTCCCGGCTGATCAGCCGGTGTTGCAGTCGGTTGCGGGAGCAGGTTCTGCAAGACGTTGCGTGA
- a CDS encoding DUF2795 domain-containing protein — protein MERGSNRLSVHRDDEMKHELQGLLRSGRPTRVEEWHDPEPIADDDPPVAGGPVTPGSDRGSLAAVRLDLARHLGRTSFPAGPRELTGVLRAQYAPDALVEALERLPGGARYANAQELAEAVVRSAETGSKAP, from the coding sequence ATGGAGCGAGGCAGCAACCGCCTCAGCGTCCACCGGGACGACGAGATGAAGCACGAACTGCAGGGCCTGCTGAGGTCCGGCCGGCCGACCCGCGTGGAGGAGTGGCACGATCCGGAGCCGATCGCCGACGACGATCCGCCGGTCGCCGGTGGCCCGGTGACGCCGGGCTCGGACCGCGGCTCCCTGGCCGCCGTCCGCCTGGATCTGGCGCGCCACCTGGGACGTACGTCGTTCCCCGCGGGTCCCCGTGAGCTGACGGGCGTCCTGCGGGCCCAGTACGCGCCGGACGCGCTCGTCGAAGCGCTGGAGCGACTGCCGGGCGGTGCGCGCTACGCGAACGCGCAGGAACTGGCCGAGGCCGTCGTGCGCTCCGCGGAGACCGGGTCGAAGGCGCCCTGA
- a CDS encoding CBS domain-containing protein, producing the protein MAVFVREVMTPGVVSVRPDASLVEAAQLMRAQDIGDVLVAGDHALIGVLTDRDIALRAVANGVDPLTVSARSVCTPDPVVVSPDDGVAAAVALMRDHAVRRLPVVEDGRAVGMVSLGDLAISENPDSALAEISRAAPDGRGHETRA; encoded by the coding sequence ATGGCTGTTTTCGTGAGGGAAGTCATGACGCCAGGCGTCGTCTCGGTCCGCCCGGACGCCTCGCTCGTCGAAGCCGCCCAGCTCATGCGGGCCCAGGACATCGGTGATGTCCTGGTGGCGGGCGACCACGCGCTCATCGGCGTCCTGACCGACCGCGACATCGCGCTGCGCGCGGTCGCGAACGGTGTCGACCCGCTGACGGTGAGCGCCCGGTCGGTCTGCACGCCCGATCCGGTCGTGGTGAGCCCCGACGACGGGGTGGCCGCGGCGGTCGCGCTGATGCGCGACCACGCCGTGCGCCGCCTCCCGGTCGTCGAGGACGGCCGGGCGGTCGGCATGGTCAGCCTGGGCGACCTGGCCATCTCCGAGAACCCGGATTCGGCCCTCGCGGAGATCAGCCGCGCCGCCCCGGACGGCCGCGGGCACGAGACCCGCGCATGA
- a CDS encoding type 1 glutamine amidotransferase domain-containing protein produces the protein MRIAFLMAPEGVEQIELTDPWHAVHDAGGEPVLLSTRPGRIQAFNHLDKADVFPVQQVVGDASADSFAGLVLPGGVANPDALRMDEQAVSFVRDFFEQGRPVAAICHAPWTLIEADVVRGRTLTSWPSLRTDIGNAGGTWVDEQVVVCEAGPATLVTSRKPDDLKAFREAFLPEFLKRG, from the coding sequence ATGCGCATCGCGTTTCTGATGGCGCCGGAGGGCGTCGAGCAGATCGAACTCACCGACCCCTGGCACGCCGTCCACGACGCGGGCGGCGAACCCGTGCTGCTGTCGACGAGGCCGGGGCGGATCCAGGCGTTCAACCATCTCGACAAGGCGGACGTGTTCCCGGTGCAGCAGGTCGTGGGCGATGCCTCGGCCGACTCCTTCGCCGGTCTGGTGCTACCGGGCGGCGTGGCCAATCCGGACGCGCTGCGCATGGACGAACAAGCCGTGTCGTTCGTGCGCGACTTCTTCGAGCAGGGCCGTCCGGTGGCCGCGATCTGTCACGCCCCGTGGACACTGATCGAGGCAGACGTGGTCCGCGGCCGCACCCTCACCTCGTGGCCGAGTCTGCGTACGGACATCGGCAACGCGGGCGGCACCTGGGTCGACGAACAGGTGGTCGTCTGCGAGGCCGGCCCCGCGACCCTCGTCACCAGCCGCAAGCCGGACGACCTCAAGGCGTTCCGCGAGGCGTTCCTGCCGGAGTTCCTGAAGCGAGGCTGA